One Paenibacillus riograndensis SBR5 DNA segment encodes these proteins:
- a CDS encoding ABC transporter substrate-binding protein, with amino-acid sequence MKLRWPMLTILVLLLMSAGCDSRSNNQVLPSPLPGTGASPSGLSGTIVMLTNRIDLIEDGTFKSYADEFTKKYPEAHVEFEGLSNYATDILVRLSTKDAGDVLLLPVNLPAKELKLFFEPLTPELAAQEKFTTFNIYDGKRYGLSTGSTTSGIVYNKQAFKKAGIERVPQTLDEFYAASAKLKQAGIIPLYMNYGAVWPLREWGNNLVNYMTGNPDYLNNMVQENNPWKIDNEWGQAIAIARTMVAKGYVEDQLFSNNWEISKTKLAQGEAGMYLQGNWTIRQILDAGAKSEDIGFFPFPYDNKPTHYAALNPDWFIGVSKFSKNKELAMAWVEYFLKKTSYTANFLPSDSSEEPALPQYSEFLSYHPKLVEATVQTDAFIDMANRAKLSFWSGDYIQELLAAPDLQKSFDELNEKWKEAREGQQASSVPQASAVQSR; translated from the coding sequence ATGAAGTTACGTTGGCCCATGCTTACCATCCTGGTGCTGCTCCTGATGTCGGCCGGTTGTGACAGCCGCAGCAATAATCAGGTTTTGCCTTCGCCGCTTCCCGGCACCGGCGCGAGCCCGTCCGGATTGTCCGGGACCATCGTGATGCTGACGAACCGGATTGATCTGATTGAGGATGGGACTTTCAAAAGCTATGCCGATGAGTTCACGAAGAAATATCCGGAAGCCCATGTGGAATTCGAAGGTCTGTCCAACTATGCCACCGACATACTGGTCCGCCTGTCCACCAAGGATGCCGGAGATGTGCTGCTGCTTCCGGTGAATCTGCCGGCAAAGGAGCTTAAGCTTTTTTTTGAACCGCTGACCCCAGAATTGGCTGCACAGGAGAAATTTACGACCTTCAACATCTATGACGGCAAAAGATACGGGCTGTCGACAGGCTCGACTACCAGCGGTATCGTCTACAACAAGCAGGCTTTTAAAAAAGCGGGGATTGAGCGGGTGCCGCAGACACTCGATGAATTCTACGCAGCCAGTGCCAAGCTGAAGCAGGCAGGCATCATCCCGCTGTACATGAATTACGGTGCCGTCTGGCCCCTGCGGGAATGGGGCAACAATCTTGTAAATTATATGACGGGCAATCCGGATTATCTGAACAACATGGTGCAGGAGAACAATCCCTGGAAGATTGACAATGAATGGGGCCAGGCCATTGCGATCGCCCGGACAATGGTTGCCAAAGGGTACGTGGAGGACCAGCTCTTCTCCAACAATTGGGAGATTTCCAAAACCAAGCTGGCCCAAGGGGAAGCGGGGATGTACCTGCAGGGGAACTGGACAATCCGCCAGATTCTTGACGCCGGTGCGAAGTCCGAGGATATCGGCTTCTTCCCGTTTCCTTATGATAACAAGCCTACCCACTACGCAGCGCTGAATCCGGATTGGTTCATAGGGGTCAGCAAATTCAGCAAGAATAAGGAGCTGGCCATGGCTTGGGTGGAGTATTTTTTGAAAAAAACCTCCTATACAGCAAATTTCCTCCCCTCTGACAGCTCGGAAGAGCCAGCCTTGCCGCAATACAGCGAGTTTCTCTCCTATCATCCCAAGCTGGTTGAGGCTACTGTACAGACGGATGCTTTTATCGACATGGCGAACCGGGCGAAGCTGTCGTTCTGGTCGGGCGATTATATTCAGGAGCTGCTCGCCGCGCCGGATTTGCAGAAATCTTTTGACGAATTAAATGAGAAATGGAAGGAAGCGCGGGAGGGACAGCAGGCTTCTTCCGTGCCGCAGGCGTCTGCCGTGCAATCAAGATAA
- a CDS encoding LacI family DNA-binding transcriptional regulator, whose product MAKKVTMQKIADHLGVSKFVVSKSLSGKGGVNETTRERVIQAASQLGYFTQKNAYVQNVKRPSPAGGSDRNKQSVLVLMPNIRSQTQDSLYWGKIVDGIALALDQVGLGMVIVSEHRADNFINILNPSGLLGLVGVGQISTSLLLEVHRIGLPMVLIDHEDPLIPSDTVFANNIDSMTRLSNHLMGIGHTLLHFIGNIRYSRSFRDRWIGFRSALEENDMKTPAGDDEMLVLEGMEDGTFRDDFRLWLAKRKKAKTIPSALVCANDSTALIVCEVLREEGVAIPADISVTGFDNIEDAMRGIPPLTTVHVPKEAMGRTAVEKLMNRIQNPSAPLEKILIAADIVHRDSVAGPGK is encoded by the coding sequence GTGGCAAAAAAAGTGACCATGCAAAAAATCGCCGACCATCTCGGCGTCTCCAAGTTTGTTGTCTCCAAATCACTCTCCGGCAAAGGAGGCGTCAACGAAACCACCCGGGAGCGGGTCATTCAGGCTGCATCGCAGCTGGGATATTTCACGCAGAAAAATGCTTATGTGCAAAATGTTAAACGCCCGTCCCCGGCAGGTGGCAGTGACCGCAACAAGCAGTCGGTGCTTGTGCTGATGCCGAATATCCGGTCGCAGACCCAGGATTCCCTCTATTGGGGCAAAATCGTCGACGGCATTGCGCTGGCGCTCGATCAGGTGGGTCTGGGGATGGTGATTGTCTCGGAGCACCGTGCTGATAATTTTATCAATATTCTTAATCCTAGCGGGCTGCTCGGTCTGGTAGGGGTGGGGCAGATTTCCACTTCCCTCCTGCTGGAGGTTCACCGCATCGGGCTGCCGATGGTGCTCATTGACCATGAGGACCCGCTGATTCCCAGCGATACCGTGTTCGCCAACAATATCGACTCCATGACCCGGCTGAGCAACCATCTGATGGGCATCGGGCATACGTTGCTTCATTTTATCGGCAATATCCGCTACTCGCGCAGCTTCCGTGACCGCTGGATCGGCTTCCGCAGTGCGCTGGAGGAAAATGATATGAAAACTCCGGCTGGCGATGATGAGATGCTGGTGCTGGAGGGGATGGAGGATGGCACGTTCCGTGACGATTTTAGGCTCTGGCTGGCCAAACGCAAAAAAGCCAAAACCATTCCCAGCGCACTCGTTTGTGCCAACGACTCCACGGCGCTCATCGTCTGTGAAGTGCTGAGGGAAGAAGGCGTAGCCATCCCCGCTGACATTTCGGTAACGGGCTTTGACAATATTGAGGATGCCATGCGGGGGATTCCGCCGCTCACTACCGTGCATGTACCGAAGGAGGCAATGGGCCGTACCGCTGTGGAGAAGCTGATGAACCGGATTCAGAATCCGTCTGCGCCGCTGGAGAAGATTCTGATCGCCGCCGATATTGTTCACCGGGATTCGGTGGCGGGACCGGGGAAGTAG
- a CDS encoding glycoside hydrolase family 130 protein, with product MTTIFQERKQKLTERYEALIGRKNEKVPYGNGIYDRYQYPLLTAEHAPLIWRYDFNPETNPYFAERIGVNGIFNPGAIELDGKFYIVARVEGNDRKSFFAVAESDSGVDGFRFWDHPVVLPETEDPDINVYDMRLVKHADGWIYGLFCTERKDPDAPHGDLSSAVAQCGITRTKDLKTWERLADLKTGSAQQRNVVLHPEFVDGKYAFYTRPQDGFIDAGSGGGIGWGLSDTIENAVITSETIMDQRYYHTIKEVKNGQGPAPIKTPRGWLHIAHGVRNTAAGLRYVLYAFLSDLEEPNKVTHTPGGHFIAPDGEERVGDVSNVVFCNGVIARDNGDIYIYYASSDTRIHVATTTVDQMLDYVLNTPEDPLRSYACVQQRIALIDRNLQLK from the coding sequence ATGACTACAATCTTTCAAGAACGCAAACAGAAGCTGACTGAACGCTATGAGGCGCTGATCGGGCGCAAAAATGAGAAGGTTCCCTACGGCAACGGCATCTACGACCGCTACCAATATCCGCTGCTCACTGCTGAGCATGCGCCGCTGATCTGGCGCTACGACTTCAATCCGGAGACCAACCCTTATTTCGCGGAAAGAATCGGGGTTAACGGCATCTTCAACCCTGGTGCCATTGAACTGGACGGCAAGTTCTATATTGTGGCCCGGGTAGAAGGCAATGACCGCAAATCCTTCTTTGCCGTTGCCGAGAGCGACAGCGGTGTGGATGGCTTCCGTTTCTGGGATCATCCTGTAGTGCTTCCCGAAACGGAGGACCCGGACATCAACGTGTATGACATGCGCCTCGTGAAGCATGCCGACGGCTGGATCTACGGCCTGTTCTGCACCGAACGCAAAGACCCGGATGCCCCGCATGGCGACCTGTCCAGCGCAGTAGCCCAGTGCGGTATTACCCGCACCAAGGATCTGAAGACCTGGGAACGCCTCGCTGACCTGAAGACGGGGTCCGCGCAGCAGCGCAACGTCGTGCTGCACCCTGAGTTTGTAGACGGCAAATATGCCTTCTATACCCGGCCGCAGGATGGCTTCATCGACGCCGGTTCCGGCGGCGGCATCGGCTGGGGATTATCCGACACGATCGAAAATGCTGTAATTACCAGCGAGACCATCATGGACCAGCGCTATTACCATACAATCAAAGAAGTGAAGAACGGCCAGGGTCCGGCCCCTATCAAAACGCCTCGCGGCTGGCTGCACATCGCCCACGGCGTCCGCAACACCGCTGCCGGACTGCGCTATGTGCTGTATGCCTTCCTGTCCGATCTGGAGGAGCCTAACAAGGTCACGCACACGCCAGGCGGACACTTCATCGCTCCGGACGGTGAAGAGCGCGTCGGCGATGTATCCAACGTTGTCTTCTGCAACGGCGTGATCGCGCGCGACAACGGAGACATTTACATCTATTACGCATCGTCCGACACCCGTATCCATGTCGCCACCACAACGGTTGACCAGATGCTGGATTATGTCCTTAACACCCCGGAAGACCCGCTTCGCTCCTATGCTTGCGTGCAGCAGCGGATTGCTCTAATCGACAGGAATTTGCAGTTGAAGTAG
- a CDS encoding sensor histidine kinase: MKAKRSHSWWSYIGDMAMERKLLLVFLIIITLPLSVISVISFKSYSESIQANTVAYSEKLIDQMMDSIDDYIEDMKRISSMPAYVNDIKQNLIRSNRYYEQKQMMDSKGGSTPVAPGDFDLLLSIQRGIEGNISFINNIKRGTNSVYIFDGYGNGYYSAKDGGVRLDLEQSYKFWSGQSRDSSGEALLFGTQAYTSNLQSTRYAFTVVRKIVDGLWNPIGLIAVEANISNLENQVAELDTVTHGKSIIVDEGGKVIYDSGRKLLTTDISRTSLFRQAVGNAGSFYDTVSGKEQLNIYSSSAKTNWKVIISIPVDELTRGVKLTRNATFAATLIIIVLALIISIILSFALTKPLTQMIQLMKRVQNGDLDVTFRVRRRDEIGLLGHQFNRMLARIRQLIQDIYRIEEQKKEAELQALQSQINPHFIYNTLESIRMTAEINDDVEAADMVSILGKLLRYSTSDLSGTTTMKQELLYVRNYVELLGCRYPGRFVLDIDVPAALDNYSMIKLVFQPIIENAAYHGLDDTKPRMHLSIACEVTEQKLLFHIRDDGCGMEQATLDKLNDSLKHEMPPKKSINGGIGMKNVHQRIQLHYGAAYGIEVFSRPGEGTDVILSLPLQVQSAMD, translated from the coding sequence ATGAAAGCAAAACGCAGTCACAGCTGGTGGTCCTACATCGGAGACATGGCCATGGAACGCAAGCTGCTCCTGGTCTTTCTGATTATTATTACGCTTCCGCTTTCAGTCATCAGTGTGATCAGCTTCAAAAGCTACTCCGAATCGATACAGGCGAACACCGTAGCCTATTCGGAAAAGCTGATTGATCAGATGATGGATTCCATTGATGACTATATAGAGGATATGAAACGGATTTCGTCCATGCCGGCATATGTTAACGATATCAAGCAGAACCTGATCCGCTCGAACCGCTATTATGAACAAAAGCAGATGATGGATAGCAAGGGAGGCAGCACCCCCGTGGCTCCGGGGGACTTCGATCTGCTGCTGTCCATTCAGCGGGGCATTGAAGGCAATATTTCTTTTATTAACAATATTAAGCGGGGCACCAACTCCGTGTATATTTTTGACGGGTACGGCAACGGATATTATTCTGCCAAAGACGGCGGTGTCCGGCTGGACCTGGAGCAGAGCTACAAGTTCTGGAGCGGGCAGTCGAGGGATTCCAGCGGCGAGGCGCTGCTCTTTGGCACTCAGGCGTACACAAGCAATCTGCAGAGCACCCGTTATGCCTTTACTGTGGTCCGCAAAATTGTCGACGGGCTGTGGAATCCGATCGGACTTATCGCAGTCGAAGCCAACATCAGCAATCTGGAAAATCAAGTGGCTGAGCTGGATACCGTAACCCATGGCAAATCAATCATTGTGGATGAGGGCGGCAAAGTGATTTATGACAGCGGCCGGAAGCTCCTGACCACCGATATTTCCCGCACGAGCCTGTTCCGGCAGGCTGTGGGCAATGCCGGAAGCTTTTATGATACCGTATCCGGCAAGGAACAGCTTAATATTTATTCAAGCTCTGCCAAGACCAACTGGAAGGTCATCATATCTATTCCTGTGGATGAGCTGACCCGCGGGGTGAAGCTTACCCGCAATGCGACCTTTGCCGCAACCCTGATTATTATTGTGCTGGCGCTGATCATTTCGATCATCCTGTCCTTTGCCCTGACGAAGCCGCTGACCCAAATGATCCAGCTGATGAAAAGGGTACAGAACGGCGACCTGGATGTGACTTTCCGCGTCAGACGCCGGGATGAGATCGGACTGCTGGGCCATCAGTTCAACCGGATGCTTGCCCGCATCCGGCAGCTGATTCAGGATATCTACCGGATTGAAGAGCAGAAGAAGGAAGCGGAGCTGCAGGCGCTGCAGAGCCAGATCAATCCGCATTTTATTTACAACACACTGGAGTCTATCCGTATGACCGCTGAGATCAATGATGACGTGGAGGCTGCCGATATGGTTTCCATTCTGGGCAAGCTCCTGCGTTACAGCACCAGTGATTTGTCCGGGACTACAACCATGAAGCAGGAGCTGCTGTATGTCCGCAATTATGTTGAACTGCTGGGCTGCCGCTATCCCGGAAGGTTTGTCCTGGATATCGATGTTCCTGCGGCGCTGGACAACTACTCCATGATTAAGCTGGTTTTTCAGCCGATTATTGAGAATGCGGCCTATCACGGACTGGATGACACGAAACCCCGGATGCATTTGAGCATCGCATGCGAAGTCACAGAGCAGAAGCTTCTGTTCCATATCCGCGACGATGGCTGCGGAATGGAGCAGGCCACGCTGGACAAGCTGAATGACAGCCTGAAGCATGAGATGCCTCCGAAGAAGAGCATCAATGGGGGGATAGGCATGAAAAATGTGCATCAGCGGATACAGCTTCACTATGGGGCGGCCTATGGCATTGAGGTCTTCAGCAGGCCTGGCGAGGGGACGGATGTTATTTTGTCCCTGCCCCTGCAGGTCCAGAGCGCTATGGATTGA
- a CDS encoding AGE family epimerase/isomerase, with product MKISTEEWRRQLENELKNNILGFWMEHTLDEAHGGFAGEIDNQMNVIADAEKSLVLNARILWTFASAYRLYGTSEYLAMAERAYDYLMQHFTDTEYGGLFWMVDARGVPSQPKKQIYGQAFAIYALAEFYHATGRADALQQAVDLFHIVEKHGYDPIYKGYIEALSREWQVTDNLSLSSKDMNEKKSMNTHLHVLEGYTGLYRVWKSEELKSKLAELIETMLDHIIDADGKHFYLFLDEEWHVKSQSISYGHDIEGSWLLVEAAEVLGDEALLQRVRKVAVSMAEAVLAEGIAEDGGIWNEADGSGHIDKSRDWWPQAEAVVGFYNAYQLTHETRFLEAAENAWIFTDRYIVDHKLGEWYWGVDEALQPLAREPKVSAWKCPYHNSRACFEMIGRLTLHPTIKETK from the coding sequence ATGAAAATTTCAACTGAGGAATGGCGGAGACAGCTGGAGAATGAGCTGAAGAATAATATCCTGGGCTTTTGGATGGAGCACACGCTGGACGAAGCGCATGGCGGCTTTGCCGGTGAGATCGACAACCAGATGAATGTCATAGCAGACGCGGAGAAAAGCCTTGTGCTGAATGCGCGGATCCTCTGGACCTTTGCGAGCGCTTACCGGTTATATGGCACTTCAGAATACTTGGCTATGGCTGAACGCGCCTACGACTATCTCATGCAGCACTTCACAGATACCGAATACGGCGGATTGTTCTGGATGGTAGACGCCCGCGGAGTTCCTTCCCAACCGAAAAAGCAAATCTATGGCCAGGCTTTTGCCATCTATGCACTGGCCGAGTTTTACCACGCTACCGGACGCGCCGATGCCTTGCAGCAAGCGGTTGACCTGTTCCATATTGTAGAGAAACACGGCTATGATCCTATTTATAAAGGTTACATTGAAGCCCTGTCGCGTGAATGGCAGGTGACGGATAACCTGAGTCTCAGCTCCAAGGACATGAACGAGAAAAAATCCATGAATACTCATCTGCATGTGCTGGAAGGCTACACCGGCCTGTACCGGGTCTGGAAATCGGAAGAGCTCAAAAGCAAGCTGGCGGAGCTGATCGAAACCATGCTGGATCATATTATCGATGCAGACGGCAAGCATTTCTACCTGTTCCTGGACGAAGAGTGGCATGTGAAATCGCAGAGCATCTCTTATGGCCACGACATCGAAGGCAGCTGGCTGCTGGTTGAAGCTGCTGAGGTGCTTGGAGATGAAGCACTGCTGCAGCGCGTACGCAAGGTAGCCGTCTCTATGGCTGAAGCCGTGCTGGCGGAGGGCATTGCGGAAGACGGCGGAATCTGGAATGAAGCGGACGGCAGCGGTCACATCGACAAGTCCAGAGACTGGTGGCCGCAGGCCGAAGCCGTTGTCGGCTTTTACAACGCCTATCAGCTGACCCATGAGACACGGTTCCTGGAAGCTGCGGAGAACGCCTGGATTTTTACTGACCGATATATCGTTGACCACAAGCTTGGCGAATGGTACTGGGGCGTTGATGAAGCGCTACAGCCACTGGCCCGCGAGCCCAAGGTCAGCGCCTGGAAATGCCCTTACCATAACAGCAGAGCCTGCTTCGAAATGATCGGGCGGCTTACCCTACATCCCACCATAAAGGAGACAAAATAA
- a CDS encoding response regulator transcription factor — translation MKLIIDNDSAIICSFNETGGDLLVIRVMIADDEEVIRRGLEKITSRMDLEVQVIGSYGNGLEAWNHLRELSQDDIDLLITDIKMPRMDGFKLIEEVRGHLKQLPIAVLSGFSEFEYARRAMRHGVLDYLLKPIEKAQLYDLLKSVEENKKLRPVAAEPEEAPHQAGEGGEHYVVEQTKSILEKEYGQNFELERLAETVGMNASYISRLFKYKTGQTITDYLIGIRIAKAKELLIGQPDLKNYEIAERVGYSDPVYFNKLFKKMCGMTPKDYKSRCR, via the coding sequence ATGAAGCTTATAATTGATAATGACAGCGCAATCATTTGTAGCTTTAACGAAACTGGAGGCGATTTGCTGGTGATCAGGGTCATGATTGCGGACGATGAGGAAGTGATTCGCCGTGGGCTTGAGAAAATTACTTCCAGAATGGATTTGGAAGTTCAGGTTATCGGTTCCTATGGCAACGGACTGGAGGCCTGGAATCATCTCCGGGAGCTCAGCCAGGACGATATAGACCTGCTTATTACAGACATCAAGATGCCGAGAATGGACGGTTTTAAGCTGATTGAAGAGGTAAGAGGGCATTTGAAGCAGCTTCCCATAGCCGTGCTGAGCGGATTCAGTGAATTTGAATATGCCCGCCGGGCCATGCGGCATGGTGTGCTCGATTACTTGCTTAAGCCCATTGAGAAGGCGCAGCTGTACGATTTGCTGAAAAGTGTGGAGGAGAATAAGAAGCTGCGGCCGGTGGCAGCGGAGCCTGAAGAAGCGCCCCACCAGGCCGGTGAGGGCGGGGAGCACTACGTGGTTGAGCAGACCAAGAGCATCCTGGAGAAGGAGTATGGCCAGAACTTTGAGCTTGAACGGCTGGCTGAGACGGTCGGAATGAATGCCAGCTATATCAGCAGGCTGTTCAAATATAAGACAGGCCAGACGATAACAGACTACCTGATCGGCATCCGCATCGCCAAGGCCAAGGAGCTTCTGATCGGACAGCCCGATCTGAAAAATTACGAAATTGCCGAAAGGGTCGGCTACAGCGATCCGGTCTACTTCAACAAGCTGTTCAAAAAAATGTGCGGCATGACGCCGAAGGATTATAAGAGCCGCTGCAGATAA
- a CDS encoding methyl-accepting chemotaxis protein, whose amino-acid sequence MKLTKKNKTSKKPPSNVQKSEANQADVGQAAVKEAASANGKGSALSFKGVLHGSVRQVKRVNPNKSVGVKLFLIFLSSIVVVVLALGLLSYNKAKNTIKENVSEANRQTIIQTSEKLDITLKQYESLAMQLFFDPQMQNNLTDLVSASSSYDKFVATDAISKKLSSQTTTDSNIVAITLVPTSADYDIVSSGSSGMKLDNVRDQEWYKTAVANAENYQSYYSKEAKSAQNYWFPTAVAGDNGKNFAMVRSLKNLGANSGYVIMLELKNSLLEEAFESVTLGDGSRIQLVSPDGTVVASSNPEEDGKASELGFIKESKINNKSQDAKDANGEDVLAVYSPMVKADWKLAGIVPTGELVKAATPILFTTFLAAIAAAVLAVLVGFVMVRMIARPLARLKDLMVEGAKGDLSVRTEYVSKDEIGELSASFNTMMERITELVAQTTDTAREVLETAGELGDASRKTAISAKEIAAATEEIAGGAGSLAQEAERGNELTDLIGTQMQSVIAANAEMDEAARGVGEASGQGAKQLEELLTQTSRTGEMTTALVDRVNNLKETVSSVIKVLDVMKNITQQTNILSLNATIEAARAGEAGRGFMVVADEVRQLADQSKQSIAVVAGITDKIITEMNETVAVLSEVAPLFKQQMNSVKSTSEIFVSVQGQMDDFISSLESVTGAIDSLNHSQGVLSDAMSNVSAVAQQSSATSEEVASLSNEQQNVSDQLVALSGKLEGASTQLKDKLSLFTIK is encoded by the coding sequence ATGAAATTGACAAAGAAAAATAAAACCAGCAAGAAACCGCCGTCAAACGTCCAGAAATCTGAGGCAAACCAGGCAGATGTAGGACAGGCAGCAGTTAAGGAAGCGGCTTCAGCCAATGGAAAAGGGTCTGCCTTGTCCTTCAAGGGCGTGCTGCATGGCTCGGTTCGTCAGGTTAAGAGAGTGAATCCGAATAAGTCGGTTGGGGTGAAGCTGTTCCTGATCTTTTTATCCTCAATTGTAGTAGTTGTACTGGCTCTAGGGCTGTTGTCCTATAATAAGGCTAAAAACACGATTAAAGAAAATGTGTCGGAAGCGAACCGACAGACCATTATTCAGACCTCGGAGAAGCTTGATATTACGCTCAAACAATATGAGAGCCTGGCGATGCAGCTCTTTTTTGATCCGCAAATGCAGAATAATCTGACAGACCTGGTGTCTGCATCGTCAAGTTATGATAAATTCGTGGCTACGGATGCGATCAGTAAGAAACTTTCCAGCCAAACGACTACGGATTCTAATATCGTTGCGATTACTCTGGTTCCAACATCCGCAGATTACGATATCGTTTCAAGCGGAAGCTCCGGCATGAAGCTGGACAACGTCAGAGACCAGGAATGGTACAAGACAGCGGTTGCGAATGCTGAAAACTACCAGAGCTACTATTCGAAAGAAGCCAAATCCGCACAGAATTATTGGTTCCCTACGGCTGTAGCAGGAGACAACGGGAAAAATTTTGCGATGGTCAGATCGCTTAAAAATCTCGGAGCCAATTCAGGTTATGTCATTATGCTTGAGCTGAAGAATTCCCTGCTGGAGGAAGCTTTTGAGAGTGTTACCCTTGGTGATGGTTCCCGGATCCAGCTTGTTTCTCCGGACGGGACGGTAGTTGCTTCGTCCAATCCTGAAGAGGATGGCAAAGCATCAGAGCTTGGGTTTATCAAGGAGAGCAAAATTAACAATAAGAGCCAGGATGCCAAAGATGCCAACGGAGAAGATGTTCTGGCGGTCTACAGTCCCATGGTCAAAGCGGATTGGAAGCTGGCAGGCATTGTTCCTACCGGTGAGCTGGTGAAGGCGGCTACTCCAATCCTGTTCACCACCTTCCTGGCTGCCATAGCTGCAGCGGTGCTGGCCGTTCTGGTCGGGTTTGTGATGGTGCGGATGATCGCCCGGCCGCTGGCCCGATTGAAGGATCTGATGGTCGAAGGCGCAAAGGGCGACCTGAGCGTACGTACCGAATATGTATCCAAGGATGAGATCGGTGAATTGTCTGCTTCCTTTAATACGATGATGGAGCGGATCACGGAGCTCGTTGCCCAGACAACGGATACGGCCCGTGAGGTGCTGGAAACTGCAGGCGAGCTTGGCGATGCTTCCCGCAAGACAGCAATCTCCGCGAAGGAAATCGCTGCAGCGACCGAAGAGATTGCCGGCGGTGCAGGAAGTCTGGCTCAGGAGGCCGAGCGCGGCAATGAGCTTACCGACCTGATTGGAACTCAGATGCAGAGCGTAATCGCCGCAAATGCCGAGATGGACGAAGCCGCACGCGGCGTGGGAGAAGCCAGCGGCCAAGGGGCGAAGCAGCTCGAAGAGCTGCTGACGCAGACCAGCCGCACCGGAGAGATGACCACTGCGCTGGTGGACCGGGTCAATAATCTGAAAGAAACGGTATCCTCGGTCATTAAGGTGCTGGACGTGATGAAGAACATCACGCAGCAGACGAACATCCTGTCGCTGAATGCCACGATAGAGGCAGCAAGAGCTGGTGAAGCGGGACGCGGATTTATGGTCGTTGCCGATGAGGTCCGCCAATTGGCCGACCAGTCCAAACAGTCCATTGCCGTTGTAGCCGGAATTACCGATAAGATTATTACTGAAATGAATGAGACAGTGGCTGTATTGTCTGAGGTTGCACCGCTCTTTAAGCAGCAGATGAACTCGGTGAAGAGCACCAGCGAGATCTTTGTATCCGTACAAGGTCAAATGGATGATTTCATTTCCAGCCTGGAGTCGGTTACCGGAGCTATCGACAGCCTGAATCATTCCCAGGGTGTCTTGTCCGATGCCATGAGCAATGTTAGCGCGGTGGCACAGCAATCTTCAGCCACCTCGGAAGAGGTTGCTTCCTTGAGCAATGAACAGCAGAATGTGAGTGACCAGCTCGTTGCACTGTCCGGCAAACTGGAAGGCGCCTCGACCCAACTCAAAGACAAGCTGTCACTGTTTACGATCAAATAG
- a CDS encoding glycoside hydrolase family 113, whose protein sequence is MSLQNEYVGGVTWGFMGRRGTWANDAAKTSMELMQSVTGANWTAIAFSAIQATPQSTEIPYWEEPTVTDDEVLWAIRTAKSLGLKVCLKPIVNCADGTWRAHINFFDKDVPCEPKWSDWFSSYTAFILHFAAIAEESGCEMFCIGCELVMSDRRAAQWRALIAEVRKVYHGILTYNCDKYQEDNVTWWDALDVISSSGYYPGQDWEAQLDRIEGVVKQHNKPFFFMEAGCPSRTGSAAIPNDWSLKGEPSEDEQKRYYEAMFHSCERREWVRGFMLWDWPAQLYPLEEAAENDDYCMYGKSAAHIIKEYYSSKTHK, encoded by the coding sequence ATGTCACTGCAGAATGAATATGTCGGAGGCGTTACCTGGGGGTTCATGGGCAGACGCGGAACCTGGGCTAACGATGCGGCCAAGACTTCAATGGAGCTTATGCAATCCGTGACTGGAGCGAACTGGACCGCTATCGCCTTCAGTGCGATCCAGGCCACTCCGCAATCCACAGAAATTCCTTATTGGGAGGAACCCACGGTTACCGATGATGAGGTCCTATGGGCGATCCGCACAGCAAAGTCACTTGGCCTGAAGGTATGCCTGAAACCGATTGTGAACTGCGCAGACGGCACTTGGCGCGCCCACATCAACTTCTTCGACAAAGATGTTCCGTGCGAGCCCAAATGGTCGGATTGGTTCAGCTCCTACACTGCTTTTATTCTGCATTTTGCCGCGATTGCCGAAGAAAGCGGTTGCGAAATGTTCTGCATCGGCTGCGAACTGGTCATGTCCGACAGACGCGCAGCGCAGTGGCGGGCCTTGATTGCCGAAGTCCGCAAGGTGTACCACGGAATCCTTACCTATAATTGCGACAAGTATCAAGAGGACAATGTGACCTGGTGGGATGCCCTTGATGTCATTTCCTCCAGCGGCTACTACCCCGGGCAGGATTGGGAGGCACAGCTTGACCGGATTGAGGGCGTAGTGAAGCAGCATAATAAGCCCTTTTTCTTCATGGAAGCCGGCTGTCCGAGCCGGACCGGCAGTGCCGCGATTCCGAATGACTGGTCCCTGAAAGGCGAACCGAGCGAGGACGAACAGAAACGCTATTACGAGGCGATGTTCCACAGCTGTGAGCGCCGGGAATGGGTCCGGGGCTTCATGCTCTGGGATTGGCCGGCACAGCTCTACCCGCTTGAAGAGGCGGCGGAGAATGATGATTACTGCATGTATGGCAAATCCGCAGCACATATCATCAAAGAGTATTACAGCTCCAAGACTCATAAGTAA